GCCGCGAGTGACAGCACCGCCCGCGATCGATCCGCTGACCGACTGGGCATTGGTCTGAGCAAAGACGGCCGCGGCCGCCGACAGTAATAACGCAAAACTAAGGTTTTTGATTCTCATATCTTAATGCTTGATATAACTATTTTACGACGAATGACGTGATCATCAGATCGAGTTTGCCGAGGAGAGCCTCGTCGATCGATTCGAGTGACGTCGCCTTTAATTCGACCACGTTGCCGTCCTTTTCGGCAAGTTTGTAGATCTCGCGAAATCCGATGCCCTTTTCGACCACCTCGGCCTCGAGCAGCACGTACTTGCGGCCGTCGATCACCTCGGGCGTTTCGGATATGACCTTGACCGCCTCGCGAAGAGCTCCGACCGCGTATTTCAAATTGCGTTTGCGATAAACGCGGGCCTCGAGCCTCGCGGCCTTAAACTCGGCGGCCTCACCGGCGCCGAAATCTTTGGAGTATGACTTGAATTCGAGTCCGTCCGGCGGACCGATAACATTTAGAAATCCCTCGGGCTTTTCGATCGAAAACCACTCTGTCTCGACCGTCTCAGCCTCAAACGCCTCAGCCGCGACGCGTTTGATCCGGGTCGATGCATAGACCATAAGGGCAACGAGAATAAGTCCGGGGATCAGCAGTTCCATATATAATGTGCGGTAAAGTGCGAACCCGAACTATTCGGCTCCGGCGGTCTCGACCTTACCATTTTCGACCTTTCCAGGTTGTTCGTCCATCGCCGCAAGCTGGCCGCAAGCGGCGTAAATATCTCGACCGCGAGGCTGCCGAACGTATGCCGATATGCCGCGAGATTCTAAAACGCTCTTAAATCGATCGACACTCTCGGGCGTCGATGTTTTGTAATCGAGTTGCTCGGCTCCGTTATGCGGGATCAGATTGATCTTGACCCTTGACAGTTGATAGCGATCAAGCAGGCGGGCAAGCTCATAGGCGTCGGCCGCCGAATCATTGACCCCGCCGAGCATAACGTATTCGAAGGTGAACCGTTCGCCGCGGCGAAGCGAGCCTTCAAACTCCTTGGCCGCCGACATCAGTTCGTCGAGGTTCCATCGTTTGTTGATCGGCATCAGCTTATCGCGAAGCTCGTCGCGGGCCGATGAGAGCGAGATCGCCAGATGCGGCCGGTTTTCAAGCGCCGCAAACTCGTGTATCTTCGGCACGATCCCGGCCGTGGATATCGTCACGCGATTGGGCACGATGAACAGGCCGTTTTCGTCGGCCATTATCTCAAGTGCGGCGATGAGATTTTCGAAGTTGAGAAAAGGTTCGCCGGCGCCCATTCCGACCAGATTGGTGCCGTGCGGGGTCTCGCCGCCGACGCCGTAAACGTCGTTGAGGACGATGATGATCTGTTCGACGATCTCGCCGACGGTCAGATTACGCAGCAGGCCGAGCTTTGCCGTCAGGCAGAAATCACATTTGAGCGGGCAGCCCGATTGCGACGAAAAGCAGATGGTGTCGCGATTCTCAGTCGGGATAAAGACGGTTTCGACCGGATAACCGTCGGGTGTTTTAAGCAGATACCGCCGAGTGCCGTCCACTGAAACGTACTTAGCCGTCACGGTCAGGCGCGAGATGTCGGCGATCGCGTCGAGCTTTTCGCGGAGTTTTTTGGGCAGATCGGTGACCTCATCGAATGAACGCAAGCGCCGCTCGTGGATGGCCTTGAATATCTGATTGGCTCGGTATCGCGGCTCGCCGAAATTTGCCGCCAGATCGACGAGCTCAGCGGGCTTTAGGCCTGTAATGTGTATCTTTTCGGTCACAGACTTTCATTTTACCGTAAATGTCGCGAATGTGCTTATCCGGCAACTTTGCTAAACTCTCAGACAGGAAAGCCGGATGACGTTTCTCTGTCGAATTTCATTAGTTTTGGCGTTGTCGCTCACGTGGATGACCGCCGCCGGATGCGGCTATGTGTATCAGCGACCGGCAACCGAAACCCCACCGACTGCTCCGATAGCGTCGTCGACGCCAAAGATCGATCTGCTGCCATTCGGCAATCCGTCGGGTGCAACCCCGGATCCGGCAAACAAGGAAAATTACCTGATCGTGCGCGGATCGGTGGTGACCTCGTATAACGATAGCCGCGGAACTGCCAATTGGGTCGCGTGGCGAACGCGGCCTGGTGACCTCGGCGACTCGATCTCCCGGCCGATGTTTGAGCCGGACCCGGCATTGCCGAAAGGGTTTCGCCGTATCGGCTACTACGACTATTCGGGTAGCGGTTACGACCGTGGCCATCTTCTGCCGAGTGCTGACCGGTTTGGCAGTCGTGAGCAAAATGCGGAGACGTTCTACCTCACAAATATCGTGCCGCAGGCCGGCGACCTCAATCAATTTGCGTGGAACGAACTTGAGTCATACGCCCGCGGATTGGTGCGAAACGGCAGTGAGCTGTACACGATCTCGGGTGTGTATGGCGAGCAACAGCGGATCAAGGGCAAACTGATCGCACCGACCAATTGCTGGAAGGTGATAGTCGTTTATCCGCGAGGACAAATTATCGACACGATCACAAATATCACTCGCGTTATCGCTGTCGATATGCCCAATATCGATGGTATTGAGAATGACCATTGGCAAAAATACCGTACAACCGTCCGTGCGATCGAGGAAAATGCAGGCATTGATCTTTTCCGCACACTGCCGCGTGAACTGCAGGACCGTATCGAGACGCGTGCCGACGGCAATTGAGATAAGCACAGCGTTTTCTTAGACCTGATAGTAAACTAGTTAAATAATGTCACCTGAATCGATCTTTACCACAGTCAATCTCATCGCGGTAGCCGGTTGGCTGCTCATCGCCATTATGCCGCGTTGGAAATACACGCGGATGATCGTGCTGTCAGGCGGGATCCCGCTGCTGCTCGCGGTCGCATACACCATCATAATGGTGCTTTATTTCGGAAAGGCCGAGGGCGGATTTGGCTCGCTGGCCGACGTGATGAAGCTATTTTCAAACGAGTGGGCCGTGCTCGCCGGTTGGATACATTATCTCGCCTTTGACCTTTTTGTCGGAGCCTGGGAGGTCAAGGACGCGCACGAGCGCAACGTCTCACACCTTTGGGTGATACCCTGTCTAGTGCTGACGTTTACGCTCGGGCCGGTCGGATTTTTGACCTACAGCATCCTGCGACTATTTCCGCAAAAGGACGAGGAAAACATATTTTAGACGGCTCTCACGACCGACGACCTACAACGTGATCGCTGCCTGGGCTGCCGCCAAACGGGCGATCGGTACACGGAATGGTGAACAACTGACGTAGTTCATACCAAGTTTGTGACAGAACATTACGCTGTCCGGATCGCCGCCGTGCTCGCCGCAGATGCCGACCTTTAGATTTGGCTTTTCTTCACGCCCGCGATCGATGCCCATCCGGATCAATTCGCCGATGCCATCGGTGTCGATCGTCTGGAAAGGATCGTACGGCAGAATGCCGAGATCGAGATATTTCGGCAGAAATCCGCCGATATCGTCCCGGCTAAAGCCGAAACTCATCTGCGTTAGATCATTAGTGCCGTAGCTGAAAAAGTCAGCCACCTTTGCCATAAGTCCGGCGCGGATCGCGGCCCTTGGCGTTTCGATCATCGTACCGTATAGATAGGGTATCTTCTTGATCTTCAGCTTTTCGCAAACTTCTTTATACACGCGGTCCACGATCAGCTTTTGGTGTGAGAGCTCATTAAAGGTGCAGGTGACCGGGATCATTATCTCGGGCAGAGCTTTTTGGCCCGCTTTGATCAGTTCGGCAGCCGCCTCAAATATGGCTCGGACCTGCATCTCGGTTATCTCCGGATAGCTAATGCCGAGACGGACGCCGCGATGACCGAGCATCGGATTGTTTTCGTGCAGGGCGATCACGCGGCGTTTAAGTACGCTCATACTGATGCCGAGTACCTTGCTGAGTTCCTGTAGCTTGGCTTTATCGTGCGGGACAAATTCGTGCAGCGGCGGGTCAAGCAGTCGGATCGTGACCGGCAAGCCCTTCATCACCTTGAGCGTATCCTTGATGTCCTTTTTGACGTATTTCGCGAGCTGATTGAGAGCTGCACGGCGTTCTTTCTCTTCCTTTGCGACGATCATTCGCCGCAAGTGGAACAGCGGTTCCTCGCCGCCCTCACCGTAGAACATATGTTCTGTGCGGAAAAGTCCTATGCCCTCGGCTCCGAATTTCATCGCCTGCTTGGCATCCTCGGGCGTTTCGGCATTGGCCCGAACCCCAAGTACCTTGACCTTGTCCACGAGCTTCATTAGCTGTGTGTACGATCGGTTTTTGTCGAGGTCGATGGCGACGAGCGGCATTATGCCCTCGTAAACCAGTCCCTTGGTGCCATTGAGGCTGAGCCAGTCGCCCTCGCGAATGACGGTGCCGTCGTGGGTCTTGAATGTGGCGGACTCTCGATTGATCTCGATATCGCCGCAACCGACGATACAGCATTTGCCCCAACCGCGAGCGACCAGAGCAGCGTGCGATGTCATTCCACCCTTGGTGGTGAGGATCGCCTGCGACTTGTGCATTCCATCGACATCCTCAGGCGAGGTCTCTTCGCGAACGAGGATCACCTTTTCGCCCTTTTGAGCCCAAATGACGGCGTCAGCAGATGAGAAAACAACGCGGCCGAGAGCACCGCCGGGACCGGCGGGCAATCCCTTGGCGATCGGTTTGGTGACAAGCTCAGCTTTGGGGTCGAGCATCGGCAGCAAAAGTTCGACAAGTTGATTGGGGCCGACGCGCATCACGGCGGTATTGATATCGATCAGTTTCTCGGCATACATTTCCGCCGCCATTCGAACCGCCGCGACGCCGTTTCGCTTGCCGACACGACACTGCAGCATATACAGTTTTCCGCGCTCGATCGTAAACTCGATGTCCTGCATATCCTTGTAGTGCCGCTCCAGGCGCTTCTGGTATTCAAAGAGTTCTTTGTAGAGGCCGGGCATCAACTTTTCGAGAGTCGTGAATTTACGCGACTGATCGTTCTTGGAGTATTCGTTTACGGGAGCGGGCGTCCGGATGCCGGCGACGACGTCCTCACCCTGAGCGTTGACGAGATATTCGCCGTAAAATTTGTTCTCACCCGACCCAGGATCGCGGGTAAATGCAACGCCTGTGCAGCAATCTGAGCCCATATTGCCGAAGACCATCGCCTGAATGTTAACGGCCGTGCCCCATTCGTCTGGGATATTTTCGATGCGGCGGTATTCGATCGCCCGTTTGCCGTTCCAACTGCTGAAAACAGCACTGATGCCGCCCCAAAGCTGTTGTTCCGGGTCATCGGGAAACTCTGACCCGAGAACCTTTTTGATCGTCTTTTTGTAGTCGGCGACCAATTTCTTAAGGTCATCGCCGGTCAGATCGGTGTCAAACTGATAGCCATTTTGATGCTTGACGCTTTCCAGCTTTTCGTCGAGTAGCTTGCGGATGCCTTTACCGCCCTTCGGCTCGACGCCGGCCGCCTTTTCCATAACCACATCGGCATACATCATGATCAAACGGCGGTATGCGTCGTAGGCGAAGCGCTCGTCGCCGCCCTGGGCGATGAGGCCGCCGATGGTATGCTCAGTCAAGCCGATGTTAAGCACGGTCTCCATCATCCCGGGCATCGAACGACGGGCGCCCGAGCGGACCGAGACGAGCAGGGGGTCGCTCGCGTCGCCAAACTTACGTCCGGCGAGCTTTTCCATTTTGCGCAAGGCCTCGTCAGCCTCAGCCTTGAGTGACTTGGGATACTTTTTACGGTTTTCGTAAAAGTAGGTGCAAACCTCGGTCGTGACGGTAAATCCCGGCGGAACCGGGAGTTGGAGTTCGCGGTGGCCGGCCATTTCGGCCAGATTCGCACCCTTTCCGCCCAGAAGGTTTTTCATCGATTCATTGCCTTCTGCTTTGCCGCCGCCAAAGAAATATACGAATTTTGGATTTTTATTAGGTTTTGCCATAGGTCAAATATAGAGTGCTATTCGAATTTTAACGACCCGCGAAGCGTTAGAATATGACCAATGTCACAAATTTGAATCACCCCGGCATCCAAATCAGACGAGTGAACGAATCACATCGTTCGACAAAAAGCTATAATGTCGAGGAAAAGCTATGGCCGAACACATCTTGTTGCGTGAGATCACACTTGCCCTGCCGAGGCCCGAGGCATTCGGTTTTTTTGCGGACGCTGGAAACCTTGAGCGGATAACGCCGCCCGAACTCAAATTTCAGATAATTACTCCGCAGCCGATCAATATCGAAAGCGGTGCGCTGATCGATTACCAACTGCGGATGCGCGGAATACCAATAAAATGGCGAACCGAGATATCGACCTGGGAACCGCCATTCCGGTTTGTCGACCAACAGTTAAAAGGTCCGTACACGCAATGGATACACACCCACACTTTCACTGAGATCTCGCCGAATGAAACCCTTATCCACGACGAAGTGCGCTACCGCCTGCCGCTCGAACCGTTGGGCGACATCATCCATTTCTTTATTCGAAAAGAGCTCGACTACATCTTTGACTATCGGCAAAAGGCCGTTGCGGAGATACTTGGTGATAAAGTCCACTAACAGACCCGTCTTTAGAGCAGCATCCTGATAAGATGTAGAAAGTCTAAGCGTGGGGTCAACATTGTGCAGAAAATACTGATCGTTGAGGACGAACAACATCTGGCCGACGGCCTGCGGTTTAACCTTGAGGCGGAGGGCTTTGTGGCAGAGGTCGCAGCGGACGGCGAGATCGCACTTGAGCGGTTGGCGGCCGCGAAGTTCGATGCGGTCGTGCTGGATGTAATGCTGCCCAAGGTGGACGGTTTTGACGTCGCCCGCACGATGCGTGAGCGTTCTGATTACACACCGATACTGATGTTGACGGCTCGTGGACGTCCTGAGGACGTACTTATCGGATTTGAGGCCGGAACGGACGATTATCTGGCAAAACCATTTGATCTGGAGATCTTTTTGGCAAGGTTGAACGGCCTCCTACGTCGACGCCAATGGCTCGAAAACTCGGGCCGCTCAAAGCCGTCTGAGTCGATTATCAAGGTCAACGGCCGTACGATCGATCTCGGAAATCTCGAACTCCGCCACGGCGACGAACTCGTCCGGATCACTCTGATGGAGGCCAAGCTGCTCCGTTATCTGATCGAACACGAAGGCCGTGCCGTATCGCGCAAGGTGATACTCGAAGAGGTTTGGCAGTTACAAGAGGATACCGATACGCGTGCGATCGATAATTTTATCGTCCGTCTGCGTAAGCATCTCGAGGATCAACCCAACGACCCAAAGATAGTCCAGACCGTTCGCGGGATCGGCTATAAATTTGTTTCCGATACCGTTGGTTGAATGCGCTATCGAACGTAGGCATTCGGCAACGGCACATCTCCCGCCAGTCCCCAATTAAAATAAATACCGCCGCCGTCCGAGCTTTTGCGGACGTACCAGGTGGCGTCGGACTGGCGCCAAACGGCAAAATCAAATCGTCCGTCGCCTTCGTAGTCGCCGACTACCGGCAGATCGCCGCTACTGCCCCACGCGACGGCCAGAAAATCGTCATTAGAACTTTTCAAAACGTACCAAACGCCCGTTGACGGACGGAAGACCGCGATGTCGGCCTTACCGTCACCATCGTAGTCGCCAGCCACCGACTTATCGCCCGCCATACCAAATTGGCGGATATAGATCTGGCTATCCGAACTGCGCCAGATATACCAAACGCCCGTGGATGCCCGGAATATTGCCGTGTCGTCCTTGCCGTCGCCGTCAAAATCAGCTGCAACCGGGACGTCGCCGTTTGAACCGAGAGTGCGAACGCTGAGGGCATTATCCGAGCTCTGCCGAATGTACCAATTGCCGTCGCTCGGCCGCCAAACCGCGAGGTCGGCCTTGCCGTCGCCGTCATAATCGGCGGGCACGGGTATGTCGCTTGCCAAGCCGAATTGGGCAAAATAGATCGGCCGGTTAGCACGGTCGACAACAAACCACAGGCCGTTTTCGGGCCGATAGAATGCAAAATCAGTGAAACGGTCGCCGTCATAGTCCGCCGGCACGAGAGTGTCGGTCGGCCGTGCAAACCTTAGCCACGCAGTAGTAGAGCTTAGCGACGAAACATACCAATTCGAATTGCTGGATCGATAGACGGCAAAGTCGGTCCGGCGATCGCCGCTGAAATCAAAATAGTTGCCCTTGGCCACCTGACAACTGTTGAGCATTATCGAAACGTCATTCGACCCAAAATTAACAGACACGATATCGGGCTTGCCATCAGTATTAAAATCGGCGACGCGGACGGCATTCGGATTTTCGCCCACAGTAACGTTACTTGATGAAACACGGACAATATTCGTCCCGCTCATCGCGGTCGCATATGTTTTGATCCCGCTGTTTAAGAAATCCGCCGCCGCGATCGAGATCGGATTCGATCCGCCGGCCGGATTATTGTTCGAGCAGTTTGTAAACGAACCGTTAATGTTGCCGTTGCAACTCGAGATACTGTCGTTGTTGTAATTTGCGACGATCAGGTCCGCGATACCGTCACCGCCCAGATCGGCGAGTTCGATGGCGACCGGGCCTGTGCCGGTCGGGATGTTCTGATTGAGTACAAATGTACCGTTTCCATTGCCGAAAAAGGTCGAGACGCTGTCCGAGCCAAAATTGGCGACGATCACGTCCTTATTGCCGTCCGCGTTAAGATTGCCGGTCGTGACAAATGACGGTTGCGTACGAGTGCGGATCGAGGTGCCGGGTGTAAATGAGCCTGTGCCGGTTCCCAGCAAAATTGAGACAGTGCCGGAGAAAAAGCTGCCGAAGTTGGCAACAACGAGGTCTTGTTTCGAATCGTTGTTAAAGTCGGCCGAGGCGATCGAGAGCGGGCTTGCACCCACAAAAAAGCTCAACGGTGCCCCAAAGGTCCCGTTTCCGTTGCCGAGATAGATCGCAACGGTGTTTGATCCCGAATTAGTGACGGCGAGGTCAAAATTATTGTCTGCGTTAAACTTACCGGCGACGATCGCGTACGGCCCTGATCCGGCACTGAGGAGCGTCTGCGCCTGCATCGTGCCGTCGCCGTTGCCGAGCAGGATCGAAACGTCATTAGATACCTGATTGGTTACCGCCAGATCCGCTTTGCCGTCGTTGTTATAGTCAGCGACGGCGACGTTGGTCGGATTGATGCCGACAGGGAAACTGGTCGGAGCAAACGACGCCGCCGAACAACTCGCAGGCGGTAGCGTTGGTGGCGGGCCCGTCGTAATGTCGATGCTCCAGCCACCGGTGATCGTGCCGGATGTACTGGTCGAATTGGACATTATGAATAGCCGCCATTCACCGTTTGGGCTGAAATTGTTAAAAATGTTCAATCCGCTATTGTTGGCATAATAGGGTGCCAGTGGTGCCGGGCCCGGGAAATAATGAGAACCGCCAGAATTGTCGGTCGGCCGATAACTGCCGGTGAGGATCGGGATCGTGACTTGCCCCGATGCCGAATCATCGAAGGTGACATTTGCGTTGTTAACGGCCGCACTCGACCCGGCTCCGGACATCAGCACGAGGCTGCGGCCATTCGGGCTGACGAGCAGAAATCTTGACGACTGCGGATTTGTAAGGGTCAAACCGTTCAGCGTCACATTGATATCGGTAATCGCTCCGACCTGTCCGGCAACGGTGATCGGGGTTCCGTACGGCGTTGCCGGTCGATTTTGATCATAAATACCGATAAATGAGCTGTTTGCAAATGACGCCGGTGCCCCATCGGTAGTGATCGACAGCGACCAACCGGAGTTGATGCTGCCGGCAGAGAAAATGGCGTCGTCGGCGACGTATAGCGTCCAGTTGCCGTTCGGGTCGGTGCCGTTAAAGACTGAGGCAAAGGTCGATGCGTTCGGCTGGCTGTACGGCCCGGCAGGAGCGGGCGAGGGGAACGTGTCTGCAACGGCATCGCCGCTGGTCGGCTTATAGTTGCCGGTCTGCGCATCGAGTGGCAATGTATTGGCTGCGTCATCCGCAATAGTCCAGACACGATCATCGACATTGAGCGATGCACCCACATCTGACAAGAAAATGTACTTCGCACCGGTCGGCCCAACGAGTAGAAAATCCAGGTCATTCACCCGTTGATGGCTGACACCATTGAGAGTCACGGCGACGCGCGTTATCGTTCCGGTCAT
This is a stretch of genomic DNA from Chloracidobacterium sp.. It encodes these proteins:
- a CDS encoding VCBS repeat-containing protein, whose amino-acid sequence is MGLHSIRASFASLQVCLLVLSLAAALPAQTRTPKTVFSNNTSVTINAVPSLTAPTAASVYPSQITVGSMTGTITRVAVTLNGVSHQRVNDLDFLLVGPTGAKYIFLSDVGASLNVDDRVWTIADDAANTLPLDAQTGNYKPTSGDAVADTFPSPAPAGPYSQPNASTFASVFNGTDPNGNWTLYVADDAIFSAGSINSGWSLSITTDGAPASFANSSFIGIYDQNRPATPYGTPITVAGQVGAITDINVTLNGLTLTNPQSSRFLLVSPNGRSLVLMSGAGSSAAVNNANVTFDDSASGQVTIPILTGSYRPTDNSGGSHYFPGPAPLAPYYANNSGLNIFNNFSPNGEWRLFIMSNSTSTSGTITGGWSIDITTGPPPTLPPASCSAASFAPTSFPVGINPTNVAVADYNNDGKADLAVTNQVSNDVSILLGNGDGTMQAQTLLSAGSGPYAIVAGKFNADNNFDLAVTNSGSNTVAIYLGNGNGTFGAPLSFFVGASPLSIASADFNNDSKQDLVVANFGSFFSGTVSILLGTGTGSFTPGTSIRTRTQPSFVTTGNLNADGNKDVIVANFGSDSVSTFFGNGNGTFVLNQNIPTGTGPVAIELADLGGDGIADLIVANYNNDSISSCNGNINGSFTNCSNNNPAGGSNPISIAAADFLNSGIKTYATAMSGTNIVRVSSSNVTVGENPNAVRVADFNTDGKPDIVSVNFGSNDVSIMLNSCQVAKGNYFDFSGDRRTDFAVYRSSNSNWYVSSLSSTTAWLRFARPTDTLVPADYDGDRFTDFAFYRPENGLWFVVDRANRPIYFAQFGLASDIPVPADYDGDGKADLAVWRPSDGNWYIRQSSDNALSVRTLGSNGDVPVAADFDGDGKDDTAIFRASTGVWYIWRSSDSQIYIRQFGMAGDKSVAGDYDGDGKADIAVFRPSTGVWYVLKSSNDDFLAVAWGSSGDLPVVGDYEGDGRFDFAVWRQSDATWYVRKSSDGGGIYFNWGLAGDVPLPNAYVR
- the rlmN gene encoding 23S rRNA (adenine(2503)-C(2))-methyltransferase RlmN is translated as MTGLKPAELVDLAANFGEPRYRANQIFKAIHERRLRSFDEVTDLPKKLREKLDAIADISRLTVTAKYVSVDGTRRYLLKTPDGYPVETVFIPTENRDTICFSSQSGCPLKCDFCLTAKLGLLRNLTVGEIVEQIIIVLNDVYGVGGETPHGTNLVGMGAGEPFLNFENLIAALEIMADENGLFIVPNRVTISTAGIVPKIHEFAALENRPHLAISLSSARDELRDKLMPINKRWNLDELMSAAKEFEGSLRRGERFTFEYVMLGGVNDSAADAYELARLLDRYQLSRVKINLIPHNGAEQLDYKTSTPESVDRFKSVLESRGISAYVRQPRGRDIYAACGQLAAMDEQPGKVENGKVETAGAE
- a CDS encoding DUF4281 domain-containing protein; the protein is MSPESIFTTVNLIAVAGWLLIAIMPRWKYTRMIVLSGGIPLLLAVAYTIIMVLYFGKAEGGFGSLADVMKLFSNEWAVLAGWIHYLAFDLFVGAWEVKDAHERNVSHLWVIPCLVLTFTLGPVGFLTYSILRLFPQKDEENIF
- a CDS encoding pyruvate, phosphate dikinase; this translates as MAKPNKNPKFVYFFGGGKAEGNESMKNLLGGKGANLAEMAGHRELQLPVPPGFTVTTEVCTYFYENRKKYPKSLKAEADEALRKMEKLAGRKFGDASDPLLVSVRSGARRSMPGMMETVLNIGLTEHTIGGLIAQGGDERFAYDAYRRLIMMYADVVMEKAAGVEPKGGKGIRKLLDEKLESVKHQNGYQFDTDLTGDDLKKLVADYKKTIKKVLGSEFPDDPEQQLWGGISAVFSSWNGKRAIEYRRIENIPDEWGTAVNIQAMVFGNMGSDCCTGVAFTRDPGSGENKFYGEYLVNAQGEDVVAGIRTPAPVNEYSKNDQSRKFTTLEKLMPGLYKELFEYQKRLERHYKDMQDIEFTIERGKLYMLQCRVGKRNGVAAVRMAAEMYAEKLIDINTAVMRVGPNQLVELLLPMLDPKAELVTKPIAKGLPAGPGGALGRVVFSSADAVIWAQKGEKVILVREETSPEDVDGMHKSQAILTTKGGMTSHAALVARGWGKCCIVGCGDIEINRESATFKTHDGTVIREGDWLSLNGTKGLVYEGIMPLVAIDLDKNRSYTQLMKLVDKVKVLGVRANAETPEDAKQAMKFGAEGIGLFRTEHMFYGEGGEEPLFHLRRMIVAKEEKERRAALNQLAKYVKKDIKDTLKVMKGLPVTIRLLDPPLHEFVPHDKAKLQELSKVLGISMSVLKRRVIALHENNPMLGHRGVRLGISYPEITEMQVRAIFEAAAELIKAGQKALPEIMIPVTCTFNELSHQKLIVDRVYKEVCEKLKIKKIPYLYGTMIETPRAAIRAGLMAKVADFFSYGTNDLTQMSFGFSRDDIGGFLPKYLDLGILPYDPFQTIDTDGIGELIRMGIDRGREEKPNLKVGICGEHGGDPDSVMFCHKLGMNYVSCSPFRVPIARLAAAQAAITL
- a CDS encoding response regulator transcription factor, whose amino-acid sequence is MQKILIVEDEQHLADGLRFNLEAEGFVAEVAADGEIALERLAAAKFDAVVLDVMLPKVDGFDVARTMRERSDYTPILMLTARGRPEDVLIGFEAGTDDYLAKPFDLEIFLARLNGLLRRRQWLENSGRSKPSESIIKVNGRTIDLGNLELRHGDELVRITLMEAKLLRYLIEHEGRAVSRKVILEEVWQLQEDTDTRAIDNFIVRLRKHLEDQPNDPKIVQTVRGIGYKFVSDTVG
- a CDS encoding DNA/RNA non-specific endonuclease, whose translation is MTFLCRISLVLALSLTWMTAAGCGYVYQRPATETPPTAPIASSTPKIDLLPFGNPSGATPDPANKENYLIVRGSVVTSYNDSRGTANWVAWRTRPGDLGDSISRPMFEPDPALPKGFRRIGYYDYSGSGYDRGHLLPSADRFGSREQNAETFYLTNIVPQAGDLNQFAWNELESYARGLVRNGSELYTISGVYGEQQRIKGKLIAPTNCWKVIVVYPRGQIIDTITNITRVIAVDMPNIDGIENDHWQKYRTTVRAIEENAGIDLFRTLPRELQDRIETRADGN
- a CDS encoding SRPBCC family protein — its product is MAEHILLREITLALPRPEAFGFFADAGNLERITPPELKFQIITPQPINIESGALIDYQLRMRGIPIKWRTEISTWEPPFRFVDQQLKGPYTQWIHTHTFTEISPNETLIHDEVRYRLPLEPLGDIIHFFIRKELDYIFDYRQKAVAEILGDKVH